One window of the Vigna radiata var. radiata cultivar VC1973A chromosome 1, Vradiata_ver6, whole genome shotgun sequence genome contains the following:
- the LOC106766149 gene encoding uncharacterized protein LOC106766149, translating into MEVDELDYVLVPLGVLVLGIYHVWLLCTIIRYPSHTVIGLNAQSRYQWVLSIMADPLKNGILGVQTIRNNIMASTLLATTAITLSSLIGVFASNESDTKLVYGNKTSLNSSIKRLSISLCFLVAFLCNVQSIRYYAQVSFLITTHALKGQRDFIEYAARSLNRGSYAWSLGLRAFYFSFPLVLWIYGPIPMLACSCFTSFILYFLDTTTQITRDLHTKSFNKRETGGDTEAS; encoded by the exons ATGGAAGTAGATGAACTGGACTACGTGTTGGTGCCTCTGGGTGTGTTGGTGTTGGGAATCTATCACGTTTGGCTTCTCTGCACTATAATTCGTTACCCATCTCACACTGTCATTGGCTTGAATGCTCAGTCTCGTTACCAATGGGTTCTTTCCATCATGGCA GATCCTCTGAAAAATGGGATTTTGGGAGTTCAAACAATCCGCAACAATATCATGGCATCTACCCTTCTAGCTACAACAGCAATAACTCTTAGTTCACTTATTGGCGTTTTTGCAAGCAATGAATCAGATACCAAACTAGTTTATGGCAACAAAACTTCCCTTAATTCTTCAATCAAACGCCTCTCCATCTCACTATGCTTCCTCGTTGCGTTTCTATGTAATGTGCAATCTATCAGATACTATGCACAAGTGAGCTTCTTGATCACCACACATGCACTGAAAGGCCAGAGGGATTTTATAGAATATGCTGCAAGATCCTTAAACCGGGGGAGTTATGCTTGGTCTCTGGGGCTGCGTGCCTTCTACTTTTCATTTCCTCTTGTCCTTTGGATTTATGGGCCAATACCTATGCTTGCCTGTTCCTGCTTCACATCATTTATATTGTACTTCTTGGACACAACCACTCAAATAACACGAGATCTTCACACTAAGTCATTCAATAAGAGGGAAACTGGGGGGGACACAGAAGCATCCTAG
- the LOC106765547 gene encoding nuclear poly(A) polymerase 1 isoform X1: protein MGSPGFGSQNNGQQQWLGITEPISLGGPTEYDVIETRELEKHLQDAGLYENHQEAVSREEVLGRLDQIVKIWVKTVSRAKRLNEQLVQEANAKIFAFGSYRLGVHGPGADIDVLCVGPRYASRDEDFFGELHKMLSEMPEVTELHPVPDAHVPVMGLNFNGVSIDLLYAKLSLWVIPENLDISQESILQNADEQTVRSLNGCRVTDQVLRLVPNIQNFRTTLKCMKFWAKHRGVYSNVTGFLGGINWALLVARICQLFPNALPNMLVSRFFRVYTKWRWPNPVMLCGIEEGSLGLQVWDPRRYPKDRSHLMPIITPSYPCMNSSYNVSSSTLRIMMKEFQRGNEICEAMEAKKADWNTLFEPFPFFEAYKNYLQIEISAESGDDLRKWKGWVESRLRQLTLKVERHTYGMLQCHPHPGEYPDKSRPFHCSYFTGLQRMQGVPVSGADVSQFDIRLSVEEFKHSVNMYTLWKPGMDIHVFHVKRRSIPTFVFPGGLRPAHPSKLAWESKRGSEQSISGHAPLQHSQEGANHGRKRKLAEDGADSLRNSKSLASLSPSTREVQPVIIASCCYEKCNDSEIISTSEEQSEKPDLESTRDANGSSTSKDAEKLAVEKIMCDPNDAYRVFSEEPDELEDEFEYRNQFKDFGENMKNSSNLDSSNSQEPIIPQKETASATCLYSNGGSEDLEVNFSYIINIKHLQSLCNNHGSYTCMLFLIALLHQIILH, encoded by the exons ATGGGAAGCCCTGGATTCGGCAGTCAAAATAATGGGCAGCAGCAATGGTTAGGCATAACAGAGCCCATCTCATTGGGTGGACCCACTGAATATGATGTGATCGAGACACGTGAGCTTGAGAAG CATTTGCAAGATGCTGGCTTGTATGAGAATCATCAGGAGGCAGTTAGTAGGGAAGAAGTACTTGGCAGGCTAGACCag ATTGTGAAAATTTGGGTCAAAACCGTAAGTCGTGCAAAGAGACTAAATGAACAACTTGTGCAAGAGGCAAATGCCAAGATTTTCGCTTTTGGCTCGTATCGACTTGGG GTACATGGTCCTGGAGCAGATATAGACGTTCTTTGTGTGGGGCCAAGATATGCATCAAGAGAT GAAGATTTCTTTGGCGAGCTGCATAAGATGCTATCTGAGATGCCAGAAGTAACAGAGTTGCACCCTGTGCCTGATGCTCATGTACCAGTGATGGGGCTCAACTTCAATGGCGTTTCAATAGATCTTCTTTATGCAAAATTATCTTTGTGGGTCATTCCTGAA AACTTAGATATATCACAGGAGTCAATATTACAAAATGCAGATGAGCAAACTGTCCGTAGTCTTAATGGTTGTAGAGTGACCGATCAAGTCTTGCGTTTGGTTCCAAATATTCAG AATTTTCGAACAACATTGAAGTGCATGAAGTTTTGGGCAAAGCATCGTGGTGTTTATTCGAAT GTTACAGGTTTTCTTGGTGGTATAAACTGGGCGTTGCTTGTTGCAAGAATATGCCAGTTATTTCCAAATGCACTGCCGAATATGTTAGTGTCTCGATTCTTCAGAGTATATACAAAGTGGCGTTGGCCAAATCCAGTAATGCTTTGTGGTATTGAAGAGGGATCACTTGGACTTCAAGTTTGGGATCCCAGAAGATATCCCAAAGATAGATCTCATCTAATGCCAATAATTACTCCTTCTTATCCTTGCATGAATTCTAGCTACAATGTGTCGTCAAGTACATTGCGTATTATGATGAAGGAATTTCAGAGGGGAAATGAAATATGCGAG GCTATGGAGGCCAAGAAGGCCGATTGGAACACTCTTTTTGAGCCTTTTCCCTTCTTTGAGGCTTATAAGAATTATTTGCAGATAGAGATATCAGCGGAGAGTGGTGACGATCTTAGAAAATGGAAAGGGTGGGTTGAGTCTCGCCTGCGCCAGTTGACATTGAAA GTGGAGAGGCACACCTATGGCATGCTTCAGTGTCATCCACATCCTGGTGAGTATCCTGACAAATCCAGACCTTTCCACTGCTCCTACTTCACGGGATTGCAACGTATGCAAGGTGTTCCTGTCAGTGGTGCTGATGTTTCACAGTTTGATATAAGACTAAGTGTTGAAGAATTTAAGCATTCTGTCAACATGTACACTCTATGGAAACCTGGAATGGATATCCATGTCTTTCATGTGAAACGTCGTAGTATACCCACCTTCGTATTTCCTGGTGGCCTTCGACCTGCACACCCATCTAAACTAGCTTGGGAGAGTAAGCGGGGTTCAGAACAAAGTATTTCTGGCCATGCTCCACTACAACACTCTCAAGAAG GAGCCAACCATGGCAGGAAGAGAAAACTAGCTGAAGATGGTGCGGATAGCTTGAGAAATTCCAAGTCCCTTGCATCTTTGTCTCCCTCCACCAGGGAAGTTCAACCTGTTATCATTGCTAGTTGTTGCTATGAGAAATGTAATGACTCGGAAATCATTAGTACCAGTGAAGAACAGAGTGAGAAGCCTGATTTGGAATCTACAAGGGATGCCAATGGATCATCTACTTCAAAAGATGCTGAAAAGCTAGCTGTTGAGAAGATTATGTGTGATCCAAATGATGCATACCGTGTCTTTTCAGAGGAACCCGACGAGCTTGAAGATGAGTTTGAGTACAGAAATCAATTCAAAGATTTTGGTGAGAATATGAAAAACAGCAGCAACTTAGACTCTTCAAACTCACAAGAACCGATTATTCCTCAGAAGGAAACTGCTTCTGCAACTTGTTTATACTCAAACGGTGGTTCAGAAGACCTCGAGGTTAACTTTTCgtatatcataaatataaaacatttgcAATCATTGTGTAACAATCATGGATCATACACATGCATGCTCTTCCTTATTgctcttcttcatcaaattatattacattGA
- the LOC106763837 gene encoding uncharacterized protein LOC106763837 → MEKEQLDFVLVPLGLLVFLMYHIWLVYSIVHNPLRTVIGLNAESRHQWVLAMMSEPMKNGVLAVQTIRNNIMASTLLSTTAITLSSLIGIFASSTWSNDEPIIPFGDSSIKHISVTICFLIAFLCNVQSIRYYCHVSFLITAPTLRDKREYMEYIAVTLNRGSHAWSIGLRAFYLSFAFFLWIYGPIPMFACCCLTSLVLFFLDTTAKITRNLHSNSFRKDRGTNDVESVVEPDYHPLPANNLYQNSDVNHV, encoded by the exons ATGGAGAAGGAGCAGCTTGATTTTGTTCTGGTGCCGTTGGGTCTGTTGGTGTTCCTCATGTACCATATCTGGCTTGTCTATTCCATCGTTCACAACCCTCTTCGAACTGTTATTGGCCTTAATGCTGAGTCTCGTCATCAGTGGGTTCTTGCCATGATGAGT GAACCGATGAAGAATGGGGTTCTGGCAGTGCAAACTATTCGCAACAATATCATGGCATCTACTCTTCTATCTACAACAGCCATCACACTCAGTTCACTTATTGGCATTTTTGCGAGCAGTACCTGGAGTAATGACGAGCCTATCATACCTTTCGGTGATAGTTCAATCAAACATATTTCTGTCACCATTTGCTTCCTCATTGCATTCTTATGCAATGTGCAGTCCATAAGATACTATTGCCATGTCAGTTTCTTGATCACTGCACCAACACTCAGAGACAAAAGGGAGTATATGGAATACATTGCCGTGACTTTGAATCGTGGGAGTCATGCTTGGTCTATTGGACTTCGAGCATTTTACCTGTCATTTGCATTCTTCCTCTGGATTTATGGGCCAATACCCATGTTTGCATGCTGCTGCTTGACGTCACTTGTTTTGTTCTTCTTGGATACAACAGCAAAAATCACGCGGAATCTTCATAGTAACTCATTCAGGAAAGATAGGGGAACCAATGATGTAGAGTCTGTTGTGGAACCTGATTATCATCCTTTGCCTGCTAACAATTTGTATCAAAACTCAGACGTCAATCATGTATGA
- the LOC106765547 gene encoding nuclear poly(A) polymerase 1 isoform X2 gives MGSPGFGSQNNGQQQWLGITEPISLGGPTEYDVIETRELEKHLQDAGLYENHQEAVSREEVLGRLDQIVKIWVKTVSRAKRLNEQLVQEANAKIFAFGSYRLGVHGPGADIDVLCVGPRYASRDEDFFGELHKMLSEMPEVTELHPVPDAHVPVMGLNFNGVSIDLLYAKLSLWVIPENLDISQESILQNADEQTVRSLNGCRVTDQVLRLVPNIQNFRTTLKCMKFWAKHRGVYSNVTGFLGGINWALLVARICQLFPNALPNMLVSRFFRVYTKWRWPNPVMLCGIEEGSLGLQVWDPRRYPKDRSHLMPIITPSYPCMNSSYNVSSSTLRIMMKEFQRGNEICEAMEAKKADWNTLFEPFPFFEAYKNYLQIEISAESGDDLRKWKGWVESRLRQLTLKVERHTYGMLQCHPHPGEYPDKSRPFHCSYFTGLQRMQGVPVSGADVSQFDIRLSVEEFKHSVNMYTLWKPGMDIHVFHVKRRSIPTFVFPGGLRPAHPSKLAWESKRGSEQSISGHAPLQHSQEGANHGRKRKLAEDGADSLRNSKSLASLSPSTREVQPVIIASCCYEKCNDSEIISTSEEQSEKPDLESTRDANGSSTSKDAEKLAVEKIMCDPNDAYRVFSEEPDELEDEFEYRNQFKDFGENMKNSSNLDSSNSQEPIIPQKETASATCLYSNGGSEDLESAELTVALFSGIPAPVPQRKPLIRLKFTSLGKAADD, from the exons ATGGGAAGCCCTGGATTCGGCAGTCAAAATAATGGGCAGCAGCAATGGTTAGGCATAACAGAGCCCATCTCATTGGGTGGACCCACTGAATATGATGTGATCGAGACACGTGAGCTTGAGAAG CATTTGCAAGATGCTGGCTTGTATGAGAATCATCAGGAGGCAGTTAGTAGGGAAGAAGTACTTGGCAGGCTAGACCag ATTGTGAAAATTTGGGTCAAAACCGTAAGTCGTGCAAAGAGACTAAATGAACAACTTGTGCAAGAGGCAAATGCCAAGATTTTCGCTTTTGGCTCGTATCGACTTGGG GTACATGGTCCTGGAGCAGATATAGACGTTCTTTGTGTGGGGCCAAGATATGCATCAAGAGAT GAAGATTTCTTTGGCGAGCTGCATAAGATGCTATCTGAGATGCCAGAAGTAACAGAGTTGCACCCTGTGCCTGATGCTCATGTACCAGTGATGGGGCTCAACTTCAATGGCGTTTCAATAGATCTTCTTTATGCAAAATTATCTTTGTGGGTCATTCCTGAA AACTTAGATATATCACAGGAGTCAATATTACAAAATGCAGATGAGCAAACTGTCCGTAGTCTTAATGGTTGTAGAGTGACCGATCAAGTCTTGCGTTTGGTTCCAAATATTCAG AATTTTCGAACAACATTGAAGTGCATGAAGTTTTGGGCAAAGCATCGTGGTGTTTATTCGAAT GTTACAGGTTTTCTTGGTGGTATAAACTGGGCGTTGCTTGTTGCAAGAATATGCCAGTTATTTCCAAATGCACTGCCGAATATGTTAGTGTCTCGATTCTTCAGAGTATATACAAAGTGGCGTTGGCCAAATCCAGTAATGCTTTGTGGTATTGAAGAGGGATCACTTGGACTTCAAGTTTGGGATCCCAGAAGATATCCCAAAGATAGATCTCATCTAATGCCAATAATTACTCCTTCTTATCCTTGCATGAATTCTAGCTACAATGTGTCGTCAAGTACATTGCGTATTATGATGAAGGAATTTCAGAGGGGAAATGAAATATGCGAG GCTATGGAGGCCAAGAAGGCCGATTGGAACACTCTTTTTGAGCCTTTTCCCTTCTTTGAGGCTTATAAGAATTATTTGCAGATAGAGATATCAGCGGAGAGTGGTGACGATCTTAGAAAATGGAAAGGGTGGGTTGAGTCTCGCCTGCGCCAGTTGACATTGAAA GTGGAGAGGCACACCTATGGCATGCTTCAGTGTCATCCACATCCTGGTGAGTATCCTGACAAATCCAGACCTTTCCACTGCTCCTACTTCACGGGATTGCAACGTATGCAAGGTGTTCCTGTCAGTGGTGCTGATGTTTCACAGTTTGATATAAGACTAAGTGTTGAAGAATTTAAGCATTCTGTCAACATGTACACTCTATGGAAACCTGGAATGGATATCCATGTCTTTCATGTGAAACGTCGTAGTATACCCACCTTCGTATTTCCTGGTGGCCTTCGACCTGCACACCCATCTAAACTAGCTTGGGAGAGTAAGCGGGGTTCAGAACAAAGTATTTCTGGCCATGCTCCACTACAACACTCTCAAGAAG GAGCCAACCATGGCAGGAAGAGAAAACTAGCTGAAGATGGTGCGGATAGCTTGAGAAATTCCAAGTCCCTTGCATCTTTGTCTCCCTCCACCAGGGAAGTTCAACCTGTTATCATTGCTAGTTGTTGCTATGAGAAATGTAATGACTCGGAAATCATTAGTACCAGTGAAGAACAGAGTGAGAAGCCTGATTTGGAATCTACAAGGGATGCCAATGGATCATCTACTTCAAAAGATGCTGAAAAGCTAGCTGTTGAGAAGATTATGTGTGATCCAAATGATGCATACCGTGTCTTTTCAGAGGAACCCGACGAGCTTGAAGATGAGTTTGAGTACAGAAATCAATTCAAAGATTTTGGTGAGAATATGAAAAACAGCAGCAACTTAGACTCTTCAAACTCACAAGAACCGATTATTCCTCAGAAGGAAACTGCTTCTGCAACTTGTTTATACTCAAACGGTGGTTCAGAAGACCTCGAG TCGGCGGAGCTGACGGTGGCATTATTTAGTGGGATCCCTGCACCTGTGCCACAGCGGAAGCCTCTTATCAG GTTGAAGTTCACCTCCTTGGGAAAAGCTGCTGATGATTGA